The Gouania willdenowi chromosome 7, fGouWil2.1, whole genome shotgun sequence genome includes a window with the following:
- the plekhm2 gene encoding pleckstrin homology domain-containing family M member 2 isoform X1: protein MDQLKVKDRILENISLSVKKLQSYFAACEDETPAIRNHDRVLQRLCEHLDHALLYGLQDISSGYWVLVLHFTRREAVRQIDELQHIATNLGRSRAWLYLALSESSLESYLRLFQENQGLLQKYYFKNALVCSHDHLTLFLTLVSGLEFIRFDLELDVPYLDVAPYMPEYYKPHNLLDFEERLPSSDSLSLHSFTSLTSTNLEWDDSAIAPSSEDYDFGDIFPVLQSMPSADWEEGDLTDQASCPQSSGSDPQTVISETALLSVPVKEKESTRLSPPSPTLRHNPFNEESDTNTSTDVTPVHVANHHTTTFITIGDDAENTTNELEVIRLAKRRKASKKRRGKGSTDSSSSIQNSFTSEHMDSSILTPEDADCPNGAGFMDFESKSRRSTLGSEVVEEGIADVNGEHLRLPEMVDTSMDSVGQPLSDVMDRLNGALDREEAWGGAEGGEGNHRPCEPPAQQPFREDSGGKPPDPGTTDTPGSPLPNTPNFLQASPPPADFCCFAPNGPDSAATGGGHNDSAELSRSQTLSGSFKDEGEATASTRQESNMKEEDEGQETHNATRTASEMKQKQEEKESETEPCHPAEFKVDNNHLLLLMIHVFRENEEQLFKMVRMSTGHMEGDLQPLFLLLTDCYIYLLRKGAAEKPYTLEDAVSYNELDYLSVGLDQQTVTIVCTNRRRKFLLDTADASLTCWFLSVLKSAMVKGCREPPYPSVLTDATMEKLALTKFVSQESHCEVSEVSIHLYSLVHWEDPMDVVLSPQGGPQSSTGLSSTREGTLQYRAGTTYLGKELWKGCYLVLSNGILYLYAERTDVTPLQSVTMGGEFCGGCRRFSNTERPHAFQVILTERPPLVLCANNEQDMADWMQLLCQSVSKGVIPQGVAPNPCIPCCLVVTSEKLLTCHQDCQTSFFRSLGSVDICDVIAVCLEADKQYCVIEFAEDRNHFLPPWVLYFSGCEARDHLLKALGHAWRSIYQVDLPHREICERLVQKRCSEALALIRSVWQRADSLARGRAQREPWC from the exons ATGGATCAGCTCAAAGTGAAAGACCGCATACTAGAAAACATCTCTCTGTCTGTGAAGAAG TTGCAGAGTTACTTTGCAGCCTGTGAGGATGAAACCCCAGCGATCAGAAATCATGACCGAGTGCTGCAGCGTCTCTGTGAACACCTGGACCACGCTCTGCTGTACGG GTTGCAGGACATCTCTTCAGGCTACTGGGTGCTGGTCCTCCACTTCACCAGGAGAGAAGCTGTCCGTCAGATAGACGAGCTCCAGCACATAGCCACCAACCTCGGCCGCA GCCGTGCGTGGTTATATCTCGCATTAAGCGAGAGCTCTTTAGAAAGCTACCTGCGACTCTTCCAGGAAAATCAAGGTCTACTGCAGAAGTATTATTTCAA GAATGCACTGGTGTGCAGTCATGATCACCTCACGCTGTTTCTCACCCTGGTGTCCGGCCTGGAGTTCATCCGCTTCGACCTAGAGCTG GATGTGCCCTATCTGGACGTGGCCCCCTACATGCCAGAATATTACAAACCCCACAACTTGCTGGACTTTGAGGAAAGGCTGCCCAGCTCAGACAGCCTGTCCCTCCACTCCTTCACTTCTCTCACCTCCACCAACCTGGAGTGGGACGACAGTGCCATAGCCCCCTCTAGTGAAG attatgaTTTTGGTGACATCTTCCCCGTGTTGCAGTCAATGCCCAGTGCAGACTGGGAAG AAGGCGACCTGACGGACCAGGCCAGCTGTCCACAGTCCAGTGGTTCCGACCCGCAGACCGTCATCAGTGAAACGGCGCTCCTCTCTGTCCCTGTGAAAGAAAAAGAATCCACTCGTCTTTCACCCCCCAGCCCCACCCTCCGACACAACCCCTTCAACGAGGAGTCGGACACCAACACTTCCACTGACGTCACACCGGTCCATGTGGCCAATCATCACACCACCACCTTCATCACCATTGGAGATGATGCAGAAAATACCACTAATGAGCTGGAAGTCATCAG GTTGGCCAAAAGGCGGAAAGCATCAAAGAAGCGTCGTGGGAAGGGCTCCACAGATTCCAGCAGCAGCATCCAGAATTCCTTCACCTCTGAGCACATGGACTCCTCCATCCTCACCCCGGAGGACGCCGATTGCCCAAATGGCGCTGGGTTCATGGATTTTGAAAGTAAGTCAAGGAGAAGTACTTTAGGGTCCGAGGTTGTGGAGGAAGGCATTGCAGATGTGAACGGAGAACATCTACGATTGCCAGAAATGGTGGACACCTCCATGGACAGCGTGGGTCAACCACTCAGTGACGTCATGGACCGACTCAATGGGGCTTTGGACAGAGAGGAGGCCTGGGGGGGCGCTGAGGGGGGAGAGGGCAATCACAGGCCATGTGAGCCTCCTGCGCAGCAGCCCTTTCGAGAGGATTCGGGGGGGAAGCCCCCTGATCCAGGAACAACAGACACACCCGGCTCCCCTCTCCCCAACACCCCCAACTTCCTGCAGGCCTCCCCTCCACCTGCAGACTTTTGCTGCTTTGCCCCCAACGGTCCAGACTCTGCTGCCACAGGTGGTGGCCACAATGACTCTGCAGAGCTTAGCCGCTCACAAACTCTTTCAGGTAGCTTCAAAGATGAAGGAGAAGCAACGGCGTCGACAAGACAAGAATCCAACATgaaggaggaggatgaaggacAGGAAACGCACAACGCTACTCGTACGGCGTCGGAAATGAAGCAAAAGCAGGAGGAGAAAGAAAGTGAAACGGAACCTTGTCATCCTGCTGAGTTTAA GGTGGATAACAATCACTTACTACTTCTAATGATCCATGTATTCAGAGAGAATGAAGAGCAGCTCTTTAAG ATGGTGAGGATGAGCACTGGACATATGGAGGGAGACCTGCAGCCTCTTTTTCTGCTGCTCACCGACTGTTACATTTATCTGCTCAGAAAAG GAGCAGCTGAGAAGCCCTACACTTTGGAGGATGCCGTTTCCTACAACGAGCTGGACTATCTTTCA gTGGGCCTCGACCAGCAAACAGTCACTATAGTTTGCACCAACAGACGAAGGAAATTCCTCTTGGACACCGCTGATGCCTCATTGACTTG CTGGTTCCTGTCGGTTCTGAAGTCGGCCATGGTGAAAGGTTGTCGAGAGCCTCCTTATCCGTCTGTTCTGACTGATGCCACCATGGAAAAATTGGCTCTCACTAAGTTTGTCTCCCAGGAGTCTCACTGTGAG GTTTCTGAAGTTTCAATTCACCTGTATTCTTTGGTTCACTGGGAGGATCCAATGGACGTGGTTTTATCTCCCCAAGGCGGCCCACAGAGCTCTACGGGTCTTTCCAGCACTAGAGAAGGAACGCTGCAGTACCGCGCAGGAACCACCTACCTGGGTAAAGAGCTGTGGAAAGGCTGCTACCTGGTTCTCAG TAATGGGATTCTCTACCTGTATGCTGAGAGAACAGATGTGACTCCTCTGCAGTCGGTCACAATGGG AGGAGAGTTCTGCGGCGGTTGCCGTCGGTTCAGCAACACAGAACGTCCACATGCGTTCCAAGTCATCCTGACAGAGCGCCCCCCTCTGGTGCTCTGTGCCAACAATGAGCAGGATATGGCCGACTGGATGCAGCTACTCTGCCAGTCTGTCTCTAAAGGG GTCATCCCTCAGGGTGTTGCTCCCAACCCGTGCATTCCATGTTGCCTCGTAGTGACGTCTGAGAAGCTGCTAACCTGCCATCAGGACTGTCAGACCAGCTTCTTTCGTTCTCTGGGCAGCGTCGATATCTGTGACGTCATCGCCGTCTGCCTGGAGGCCGACAAGCAGTACTGCGTTATT GAGTTTGCAGAAGATCGTAATCACTTCCTTCCTCCATGGGTTCTGTACTTCAGTGGGTGTGAAGCCAGAGATCATCTGCTGAAAGCTCTCGGCCATGCATGGAGGTCCATTTATCAG
- the plekhm2 gene encoding pleckstrin homology domain-containing family M member 2 isoform X2: protein MDQLKVKDRILENISLSVKKLQSYFAACEDETPAIRNHDRVLQRLCEHLDHALLYGLQDISSGYWVLVLHFTRREAVRQIDELQHIATNLGRSRAWLYLALSESSLESYLRLFQENQGLLQKYYFKNALVCSHDHLTLFLTLVSGLEFIRFDLELDVPYLDVAPYMPEYYKPHNLLDFEERLPSSDSLSLHSFTSLTSTNLEWDDSAIAPSSEEGDLTDQASCPQSSGSDPQTVISETALLSVPVKEKESTRLSPPSPTLRHNPFNEESDTNTSTDVTPVHVANHHTTTFITIGDDAENTTNELEVIRLAKRRKASKKRRGKGSTDSSSSIQNSFTSEHMDSSILTPEDADCPNGAGFMDFESKSRRSTLGSEVVEEGIADVNGEHLRLPEMVDTSMDSVGQPLSDVMDRLNGALDREEAWGGAEGGEGNHRPCEPPAQQPFREDSGGKPPDPGTTDTPGSPLPNTPNFLQASPPPADFCCFAPNGPDSAATGGGHNDSAELSRSQTLSGSFKDEGEATASTRQESNMKEEDEGQETHNATRTASEMKQKQEEKESETEPCHPAEFKVDNNHLLLLMIHVFRENEEQLFKMVRMSTGHMEGDLQPLFLLLTDCYIYLLRKGAAEKPYTLEDAVSYNELDYLSVGLDQQTVTIVCTNRRRKFLLDTADASLTCWFLSVLKSAMVKGCREPPYPSVLTDATMEKLALTKFVSQESHCEVSEVSIHLYSLVHWEDPMDVVLSPQGGPQSSTGLSSTREGTLQYRAGTTYLGKELWKGCYLVLSNGILYLYAERTDVTPLQSVTMGGEFCGGCRRFSNTERPHAFQVILTERPPLVLCANNEQDMADWMQLLCQSVSKGVIPQGVAPNPCIPCCLVVTSEKLLTCHQDCQTSFFRSLGSVDICDVIAVCLEADKQYCVIEFAEDRNHFLPPWVLYFSGCEARDHLLKALGHAWRSIYQVDLPHREICERLVQKRCSEALALIRSVWQRADSLARGRAQREPWC, encoded by the exons ATGGATCAGCTCAAAGTGAAAGACCGCATACTAGAAAACATCTCTCTGTCTGTGAAGAAG TTGCAGAGTTACTTTGCAGCCTGTGAGGATGAAACCCCAGCGATCAGAAATCATGACCGAGTGCTGCAGCGTCTCTGTGAACACCTGGACCACGCTCTGCTGTACGG GTTGCAGGACATCTCTTCAGGCTACTGGGTGCTGGTCCTCCACTTCACCAGGAGAGAAGCTGTCCGTCAGATAGACGAGCTCCAGCACATAGCCACCAACCTCGGCCGCA GCCGTGCGTGGTTATATCTCGCATTAAGCGAGAGCTCTTTAGAAAGCTACCTGCGACTCTTCCAGGAAAATCAAGGTCTACTGCAGAAGTATTATTTCAA GAATGCACTGGTGTGCAGTCATGATCACCTCACGCTGTTTCTCACCCTGGTGTCCGGCCTGGAGTTCATCCGCTTCGACCTAGAGCTG GATGTGCCCTATCTGGACGTGGCCCCCTACATGCCAGAATATTACAAACCCCACAACTTGCTGGACTTTGAGGAAAGGCTGCCCAGCTCAGACAGCCTGTCCCTCCACTCCTTCACTTCTCTCACCTCCACCAACCTGGAGTGGGACGACAGTGCCATAGCCCCCTCTAGTGAAG AAGGCGACCTGACGGACCAGGCCAGCTGTCCACAGTCCAGTGGTTCCGACCCGCAGACCGTCATCAGTGAAACGGCGCTCCTCTCTGTCCCTGTGAAAGAAAAAGAATCCACTCGTCTTTCACCCCCCAGCCCCACCCTCCGACACAACCCCTTCAACGAGGAGTCGGACACCAACACTTCCACTGACGTCACACCGGTCCATGTGGCCAATCATCACACCACCACCTTCATCACCATTGGAGATGATGCAGAAAATACCACTAATGAGCTGGAAGTCATCAG GTTGGCCAAAAGGCGGAAAGCATCAAAGAAGCGTCGTGGGAAGGGCTCCACAGATTCCAGCAGCAGCATCCAGAATTCCTTCACCTCTGAGCACATGGACTCCTCCATCCTCACCCCGGAGGACGCCGATTGCCCAAATGGCGCTGGGTTCATGGATTTTGAAAGTAAGTCAAGGAGAAGTACTTTAGGGTCCGAGGTTGTGGAGGAAGGCATTGCAGATGTGAACGGAGAACATCTACGATTGCCAGAAATGGTGGACACCTCCATGGACAGCGTGGGTCAACCACTCAGTGACGTCATGGACCGACTCAATGGGGCTTTGGACAGAGAGGAGGCCTGGGGGGGCGCTGAGGGGGGAGAGGGCAATCACAGGCCATGTGAGCCTCCTGCGCAGCAGCCCTTTCGAGAGGATTCGGGGGGGAAGCCCCCTGATCCAGGAACAACAGACACACCCGGCTCCCCTCTCCCCAACACCCCCAACTTCCTGCAGGCCTCCCCTCCACCTGCAGACTTTTGCTGCTTTGCCCCCAACGGTCCAGACTCTGCTGCCACAGGTGGTGGCCACAATGACTCTGCAGAGCTTAGCCGCTCACAAACTCTTTCAGGTAGCTTCAAAGATGAAGGAGAAGCAACGGCGTCGACAAGACAAGAATCCAACATgaaggaggaggatgaaggacAGGAAACGCACAACGCTACTCGTACGGCGTCGGAAATGAAGCAAAAGCAGGAGGAGAAAGAAAGTGAAACGGAACCTTGTCATCCTGCTGAGTTTAA GGTGGATAACAATCACTTACTACTTCTAATGATCCATGTATTCAGAGAGAATGAAGAGCAGCTCTTTAAG ATGGTGAGGATGAGCACTGGACATATGGAGGGAGACCTGCAGCCTCTTTTTCTGCTGCTCACCGACTGTTACATTTATCTGCTCAGAAAAG GAGCAGCTGAGAAGCCCTACACTTTGGAGGATGCCGTTTCCTACAACGAGCTGGACTATCTTTCA gTGGGCCTCGACCAGCAAACAGTCACTATAGTTTGCACCAACAGACGAAGGAAATTCCTCTTGGACACCGCTGATGCCTCATTGACTTG CTGGTTCCTGTCGGTTCTGAAGTCGGCCATGGTGAAAGGTTGTCGAGAGCCTCCTTATCCGTCTGTTCTGACTGATGCCACCATGGAAAAATTGGCTCTCACTAAGTTTGTCTCCCAGGAGTCTCACTGTGAG GTTTCTGAAGTTTCAATTCACCTGTATTCTTTGGTTCACTGGGAGGATCCAATGGACGTGGTTTTATCTCCCCAAGGCGGCCCACAGAGCTCTACGGGTCTTTCCAGCACTAGAGAAGGAACGCTGCAGTACCGCGCAGGAACCACCTACCTGGGTAAAGAGCTGTGGAAAGGCTGCTACCTGGTTCTCAG TAATGGGATTCTCTACCTGTATGCTGAGAGAACAGATGTGACTCCTCTGCAGTCGGTCACAATGGG AGGAGAGTTCTGCGGCGGTTGCCGTCGGTTCAGCAACACAGAACGTCCACATGCGTTCCAAGTCATCCTGACAGAGCGCCCCCCTCTGGTGCTCTGTGCCAACAATGAGCAGGATATGGCCGACTGGATGCAGCTACTCTGCCAGTCTGTCTCTAAAGGG GTCATCCCTCAGGGTGTTGCTCCCAACCCGTGCATTCCATGTTGCCTCGTAGTGACGTCTGAGAAGCTGCTAACCTGCCATCAGGACTGTCAGACCAGCTTCTTTCGTTCTCTGGGCAGCGTCGATATCTGTGACGTCATCGCCGTCTGCCTGGAGGCCGACAAGCAGTACTGCGTTATT GAGTTTGCAGAAGATCGTAATCACTTCCTTCCTCCATGGGTTCTGTACTTCAGTGGGTGTGAAGCCAGAGATCATCTGCTGAAAGCTCTCGGCCATGCATGGAGGTCCATTTATCAG